One window of the Nitrospiria bacterium genome contains the following:
- a CDS encoding DUF3870 domain-containing protein, whose translation MMKPMPTQEKKLIFGGMARLPKEFTDAEVFQVIAAVDPSTGKVSDVEILPDSPMILKLLKPMMVGMSLPGDLPDVLQKIELQLFHRYKKAVLVAVKDMVREFRESQMPKPVHPVSSSDPFNR comes from the coding sequence ATGATGAAACCCATGCCGACCCAAGAGAAAAAACTGATTTTCGGAGGCATGGCCCGGCTGCCGAAGGAGTTTACGGACGCCGAGGTGTTCCAGGTGATCGCCGCGGTGGATCCGTCGACCGGGAAAGTCTCGGATGTCGAGATCCTCCCCGACTCGCCGATGATTTTGAAATTGCTCAAGCCGATGATGGTCGGCATGTCCCTCCCGGGCGATCTGCCCGATGTGCTGCAAAAGATCGAACTGCAGTTGTTTCATCGGTACAAAAAGGCCGTGCTCGTGGCGGTCAAGGACATGGTTCGGGAATTCCGGGAGAGCCAAATGCCGAAGCCCGTCCATCCTGTTTCCAGCTCCGATCCGTTCAATCGGTAG